The following coding sequences are from one Abyssicoccus albus window:
- a CDS encoding amidohydrolase produces the protein MKQLYYNGNIFTMARDHYNEQVEYIVVNNGVIEYTGNDFTIYNDIENIERIDLKGKTLIPSFTDSHIHLIGLGETLRRVNISSVQSKENLKEIIYNESTTFHHEGQWLIIEGYIDEIHKSMINHGQLSEWAYGPTLLVKASKHSALLNEQAINTLKKLQQNQLLNNVDENGFIYDENYFELYQYVIEQSSTNLTELINDAIDECVSKGISCVHTEDLSYYGHYMNPLNAYFDVLNHGTKFRLNLLVHHNVYKEVEHVEKAIHDDWLRFDAIKIFIDGTFGDQSAYLIEPYLGTSNNGRLIHDKNTLEQMVKDIRKHHKTCAFHVIGDKALDIVLTILEENLPKDGHFDRLIHVSLVNDVLLQRIKKLPIICDIQPLFHKENEKLINILGFDRINDTHAYHKIKDYNIQYASSSDAPIGSVDVLNTIEYLCGDLKWNRFEAVQSYTVNSSVVGQRSESLGKILPGFKADFVILSSNIFDESVPIEDIEVIQTIIDGETVYIRK, from the coding sequence ATGAAACAATTATATTATAATGGGAATATTTTCACTATGGCTCGTGATCATTATAATGAACAAGTAGAGTACATCGTGGTGAATAACGGTGTTATAGAGTACACGGGAAATGATTTTACTATATATAATGATATTGAGAATATAGAACGTATTGACCTAAAAGGTAAAACGTTAATCCCAAGCTTTACAGATAGTCATATCCATTTGATTGGGTTAGGTGAAACACTTAGGAGAGTTAATATCTCTTCTGTTCAGTCAAAGGAAAATCTAAAGGAAATAATTTACAATGAAAGTACAACTTTTCATCATGAAGGGCAATGGTTAATCATTGAAGGATATATTGATGAAATTCATAAGTCAATGATCAATCATGGGCAGTTAAGTGAGTGGGCTTATGGACCTACATTATTAGTGAAAGCGTCTAAGCATTCTGCTTTGTTAAATGAACAAGCTATTAATACATTAAAGAAGTTACAACAAAATCAATTACTTAACAATGTTGATGAAAATGGATTCATATATGATGAAAATTATTTTGAATTATATCAATATGTTATTGAACAGTCTTCGACAAATTTAACAGAGTTAATTAATGATGCAATTGATGAATGTGTTTCAAAAGGTATTAGTTGTGTTCATACAGAAGACTTATCTTATTATGGCCATTATATGAATCCTTTAAACGCATATTTTGATGTGCTAAATCATGGAACGAAGTTTAGGTTAAATTTACTAGTCCATCACAATGTGTATAAAGAAGTAGAGCATGTTGAAAAGGCGATACATGATGACTGGTTACGTTTTGACGCTATTAAGATATTTATAGATGGAACATTCGGTGACCAATCAGCTTATTTAATAGAACCATATTTAGGTACGTCTAACAATGGACGATTAATTCACGATAAAAATACGCTTGAACAAATGGTGAAGGATATTCGAAAGCATCATAAGACATGTGCATTTCACGTCATTGGAGATAAGGCTCTAGATATAGTGTTAACTATATTAGAAGAAAATCTTCCAAAGGATGGACATTTTGATAGGTTAATACATGTAAGTTTAGTAAATGATGTGTTGCTACAACGTATAAAGAAACTACCGATTATTTGTGATATACAACCATTATTTCATAAAGAGAACGAGAAATTAATAAATATATTAGGCTTTGATCGTATCAATGATACTCATGCATATCATAAAATAAAGGATTATAATATTCAATATGCCAGTAGTTCTGATGCACCGATAGGTTCTGTTGATGTACTTAATACGATTGAATACTTATGTGGAGATTTAAAATGGAATCGATTTGAAGCGGTTCAATCTTATACGGTTAATTCTAGTGTTGTTGGTCAGAGGTCAGAGAGTTTAGGTAAGATACTTCCTGGATTTAAAGCGGACTTTGTAATATTAAGTAGTAATATCTTTGATGAGTCAGTACCAATAGAAGATATAGAAGTAATACAGACAATCATCGATGGAGAGACTGTTTATATTCGAAAATAA
- a CDS encoding methylated-DNA--[protein]-cysteine S-methyltransferase — MQYSIYYINSSLYIYYIIENEYCIFISGFNEPLPESKEPLHDHPYHDNFNQYFHENQPLDIPYIITGTPFEQKVLNELLKIPYGKTVTYQYIAKMINRPNSARAVANAIGKNQLPILIPCHRVIRSDGSMGGYKYSRDMKEWLLNHENIIT; from the coding sequence ATGCAATACTCTATTTACTATATTAATTCATCTTTATACATCTACTATATCATTGAAAATGAGTACTGTATTTTTATAAGTGGCTTTAATGAGCCTCTACCAGAATCTAAAGAACCTCTTCACGATCACCCGTATCATGATAATTTCAATCAATATTTTCATGAAAATCAACCACTCGATATTCCATATATTATTACTGGCACTCCTTTTGAACAAAAAGTACTCAATGAACTGCTGAAAATTCCTTATGGTAAAACAGTCACATATCAATATATTGCAAAAATGATTAACCGTCCAAATAGTGCTCGTGCTGTAGCAAATGCAATTGGTAAAAATCAACTACCAATACTAATCCCCTGTCACAGAGTTATTCGTTCTGACGGCTCAATGGGAGGATATAAGTATAGCAGAGATATGAAGGAATGGTTACTCAATCACGAAAACATTATTACATGA